One Polaribacter sp. KT25b DNA segment encodes these proteins:
- a CDS encoding TrkA family potassium uptake protein produces the protein MRINVLESKINKTLFLVVTIISIGTIGYMLLSHYSFVDALYMTVITVTTVGFGELRPFSPEEKIFTIFLILTSITVFGYAVSAFSEYLVSGRLFKHFKHRKVEKKIANLKGHTIVCGYGRNGKQAILKLTNYNKEFVVVEKNKERTETLDTLGVLNINGDATLDETLQAAGIEKAAYLITALPSDANNLFVVLTVSQLNKDCKVISRASNESSYSKLKIAGASNVIMPDKLGGDHMASLVTTPDVIEFVDRLTIEGETTANLEEVAVNDLPGKYLNQTLLDLDLRRQTGCTVIGFIGPNKEYIINPESDCKLIEDSHLIVLGRRSQILKLRELF, from the coding sequence ATGAGGATAAATGTATTAGAATCTAAAATTAATAAAACTTTATTCTTAGTTGTAACTATTATTTCTATAGGTACAATTGGGTATATGTTGCTTTCGCATTATTCTTTTGTAGATGCATTATACATGACTGTAATTACTGTAACTACAGTTGGTTTTGGTGAGTTAAGACCATTTTCGCCAGAAGAAAAAATTTTTACAATATTTTTAATTTTAACAAGTATTACTGTTTTTGGTTACGCTGTTTCAGCTTTTTCAGAATATTTAGTAAGTGGTAGATTATTTAAACATTTTAAGCACAGAAAAGTGGAGAAAAAAATAGCAAATTTAAAAGGACATACCATTGTTTGTGGTTATGGCAGAAACGGAAAGCAAGCAATTTTAAAACTAACAAATTACAATAAAGAGTTTGTTGTTGTAGAAAAAAATAAAGAAAGAACAGAAACTTTAGATACATTAGGTGTTTTAAATATTAATGGAGACGCAACTTTAGACGAAACTTTGCAAGCTGCTGGTATAGAAAAAGCAGCATATTTAATTACTGCTTTGCCTTCTGATGCTAATAATTTATTTGTTGTTTTAACAGTAAGTCAATTAAATAAGGATTGTAAAGTTATAAGTAGAGCATCCAACGAATCATCTTATAGTAAATTAAAAATAGCTGGAGCAAGTAATGTTATTATGCCAGATAAATTAGGAGGAGATCACATGGCGTCTTTGGTAACAACGCCAGATGTTATCGAATTTGTAGATAGATTAACAATTGAAGGAGAAACAACCGCAAATTTAGAAGAAGTTGCTGTTAATGATTTGCCTGGAAAATATTTAAATCAAACACTCTTAGACCTAGATTTAAGAAGACAAACTGGTTGTACAGTTATTGGTTTTATTGGTCCTAATAAAGAATATATTATAAATCCAGAATCTGATTGTAAGTTAATTGAAGATTCTCATTTAATTGTTTTAGGACGCAGAAGCCAAATTTTAAAATTAAGAGAATTGTTTTAA
- a CDS encoding PspC family transcriptional regulator has translation MNLIHAVRHFFERHGFGVFSRFADKLGMRAKNVRIFFIYISFVTVGLSFGLYLTLAFLLRLKDMVYTKRSSVFDL, from the coding sequence ATGAATTTAATACATGCTGTACGTCATTTTTTTGAAAGACATGGTTTTGGAGTTTTCTCTAGATTTGCAGATAAATTAGGAATGCGTGCAAAAAATGTACGTATTTTTTTTATTTATATTTCGTTTGTAACTGTAGGTTTGTCTTTTGGTTTATATTTAACATTAGCATTTTTATTGCGTTTAAAAGATATGGTTTATACAAAAAGAAGTTCGGTTTTTGATTTATAA